The Rufibacter sp. DG15C region ATTGCCAAGGACATCATGTATGATAACATGATGAACAAGTTCTCTTGGCGCAACATGGACCGCGAGGATATTTTCTACGATGAGAATTACCTGCGTTTCCCGGCCAACGCCCGTGACAAATACTACCAGTTGGCAGTAGAGTACATGAAAGATGATGACATGGCCACGGCCAAAAAAGTCTTGATGCACTCCCTTGCCCAATTGCCAGACAAGTCCATCCCGTATGACTACTACATGCCACCATACGTGGTTCCATTGTACCAACTAGGCGAACAGAAGAAGGCGCAGGAGATTGTGGACGTAATGTACAAACGGGCTGACCAAGCCTTGGCCTATTACTTTAACCAAGAGGCGCTCTTTGACTCTGAGATTAGAATCAACTTGTTCATCTTGCAGCAATTGATGCAGGTATGCAAGCAGATTGGTATGAATGAAAAAGCTGCCCAGGTTGAGCAAACCTTTATGCGCTACTACAGCCAAATGGGTAACTAAATTAAACTTTATAGTAATTAAAAGAGGCTAGCCGGAAACGGTTGGCCTCTTTGTTTTTGGAGTGGCGTTTTTGCCATGTTTTCTGGAAATGAGGCCAAAAATGACCAGTTAAAATCGTCCTTTTGTCCATGGAAACAGGAACAGGCACTTCGTTTTACAATGCCCATACAAGCGTCTTTGCCGAAGTTTGAAGAAATCCCTCTACCTTTGCCTTAAGTTGGCGCGCCCTTATTTAGGCCTGCCGTAAGAAAATAGATGCATGGAGAACAGAAATTACAGAGATAAAGACGGCGGCGGACGCCCAAATTACCATAGACAACCCAAGGTAGACAAGATGGAGATGGTGTTTGGCCTTCGTCCCATTTTAGAAGCGCTCAACGCCGGCAAAACTTTAGAGAAGATCTACCTGCAGAAAGGCGTCAATCATAGCATTAGCCAAGAGATTAGTGAGCTGGCCAGAGCTGCGGGTGTTCCTATTTCTATTGTTCCTATTGAGAAACTGGACCAGCTGACGCGCAAGAATCACCAAGGAGCCGTGGCGTTCCTGTCATCAGTGACGTACTTGCCACTAGACGAGATTGTGGCCTCTATCTTTGAAAAAGGCAAAGACCCTTTGCTGTTAGTGCTGGACAGAATCACGGATGTGCGCAACTTTGGCGCCATTGCCCGTAACGCCGAGTGTATGGGCGTGGACGCGATTGTGATCCCAAGCCGCGGCGCTGCTCAGATTAACGCAGACGCTTTGAAGACCTCTGCCGGCGCCTTGAACCTGATTGCCGTTTGTAGAGAGAATAACCTAAAAGACACGCTTCATTTCTTGAAGGAGTCTGGCATACGCGTAGTGGCCTGTACTGAGAAAGCCGAAGAAGAATTAACCGATGCCTCTGTAGACTTGACAGGGCCTCTTGCCATTATGATGGGAAGCGAAGAGGATGGTATCTCTCCAGAGTATTTGAAGCGCGCCGATGTACGCGTGAAAATTCCGATGACCGGACAGATTCAATCCTTGAACGTGTCCGTGGCCAGCGGTATTGTCTTGTATGAAACCCTTAGACAACGCAGCAAAGCATAAGCTTGTAAGAATTATAAAAACGGCACGGCCCGACATTGTTGAAATGTCGGGCCGTGCCGTTTTTGACCTGTTTTCCAGGATATGGCCTAAAAATGGCTTAGATGTATTGGTTGCCTTTCTGAGACTTAGCGTCAGAGACAAAATCCTTCACTTTCTGCTCATCTTCGCGGCGGCAAATCATGAGCACGTTGTCATGCTCTGCAATGATGTAGTCCGTCAAACCCTGCACTACCACCAATTGGTCTTTAGGCGTTTTGATGATACAGTTGTTCACGTCATAAAGCAGAATGTTGCCATCCACAACGTTGCCCTCAGAAGTTTTTTCTGTGACGCTGTACAATGAGTTCCATGTACCCAGATCCGACCAGCCAAAATCGCCCTCAATTACAAAGACGTTGTCCGCCTTCTCCATGATGCCATAGTCAATAGAAATGTTGCGGGAATGGGAGTAGGCTCTTTCAATAAAAGCTTCTTCCCTGTCTGTGTTCAACACTGCTTTGCCTTCTTCAAACGTGTCTGCTAATTCACTTAGATGTAGTTCAAAAGCATGCACAATGGCTTTTACACTCCATATAAAAATACCCGAGTTCCAAACAAACTCACCGCTGTCAAGAAACATTTGGGCAATCTCCAAGGACGGTTTTTCTGTGAAGGTCTTCACCTTCTTCAGGTCGTCTTTCTGGCTACCTAGGAACTGAATATAGCCATAGCCGGTGTCAGGGCGGGTAGGCTTTATGCCTAGAGTGACCAAAATTTCTTGGCTAGCAGTGGCCTCTAAGGCTTGGTTTATGCATTTCTTGAATGGCTCCTCCCGCAGAATGACGTGGTCTGCCGGACTTACCACAATATTGGCGTTCGGGTTTTTGGCTAGTATTTTATAAGAGGCAAAGGCAATGCAGGGAGCGGTATTACGGCCAATGGGCTCCAGTAGTAGCTGGTCTTCGCCTAAATTGGGTAGATGCTCTTTTACCAAGGCTTCATACTCTCTGTTGGTGACCACATAAATATGCTCAGGGGGGCATATGCCTTCAAACCGCTTCACGGTTGACTGCAACAGGCTTTCCCCAATGCCCAGTACATCATGGAACTGCTTAGGGTGGTTGATGCGGCTAAACGGCCAAAACCGGCTGCCAATGCCGCCGGCCATGATCACCACGTAGGTATTCGCGTTCATGTCTAAATTAATCCTTCTTTCAGCAAATCGTGCAGATGCACAAACCCCACAAAGGTACCAGATTTAGTGACAATGAGCTGCGTAATGTTTTTTTGTTGCATAATGACCAGCGCTTCGGCGGCGTAGGCGTCTACGTCAATGGTGAGCGGGGAAGGCGTCATGATGTCCGTGGCATGAATGCCTTTTAAGTCGTCATGGTTGGAAAGCATGCGGCGTAAATCACCATCCGTAATAATGCCCACCAAAGCTTCTTGGCTGTCAACCACCGCGGTGGCGCCCAAACGTTTGGAAGAAATCTCAATGATGATTTCCTTGAGCGCCGCGTCTGCTGAAACTTTAGGAGCCGCGTTCAGCAAATACAAATCTTCAACTTTCAAGTATAAACGTTTGCCCAAAGAGCCGCCCGGATGCAAAGCCCCGAAGTCCTCGCTGGTAAAGTTTCTAGCCTCTAACAAACAAACCGCCAAAGCATCTGCCAACGCCAAATGCGCGGTGGTGCTAGTGGTGGGCGCCAGGTTATTAGGACAGGCTTCTTTCTCAATGGTGGCATTGAGGACAAAATCTGCCTGTTGCGCCAGGTAAGAATCTGTGTTGGACACCAGGGCCGCCAATTGCGCTCCTTTGCGCTTAAGCAGGGGAACCAGCACCTTTATCTCGGGCGTGTTGCCGCTTTTGGAGAGGCAGATGACAAAGTCCTCAGATTGTATCATACCAAGGTCGCCGTGAATGGCGTCTGCCGCGTGCATGAACAAGGCGGGCGTGCCGGTAGAGTTGAAGGTGGCCACAATTTTGGTGGCAATGTTGGCGCTTTTCCCTATTCCAGTCACCACTACTCGGCCTTTAATGGCCAAAATAGCCTGCACACAGGCTTCAAACTCATCATTAATGTAGTCTGCCAATTTCAACACCGCCGCCGCTTCTTCCTGCAGGACATTTTTTGCGATGTTTTTGATATTTTTCGTGATATTCAAGTTAAATTTGTATTAGACAAGACAACAAAAGACAGTTTACCAGAACCTTGTTTATAACACAGGAATCTCACATGTTAGTGAAACAAGACAATTTTTTAAAAAACAAATTAAAGGAAGTTTTCGGCTATAGTCAATTTAGGGGCAACCAAGAAGCGATTATCCAAAACATCATGGAAGGCAAGAACACGTTTGTGATCATGCCTACCGGCGCGGGCAAGTCGCTTTGCTACCAGTTGCCAGCGCTGGCCATGGAGGGAACGGCCATTGTCATTTCCCCTTTAATTGCCCTGATGAAGAATCAGGTGGACCAGCTGAACGCCTTTGGCGTGAACGCGCAGTTCCTGAACTCCACGCTTTCCAAAGCAGAAATAAACCGCGTAAAACGGGAGACCATTAGCGGCGAAGTTAAATTGCTGTACGTGGCCCCAGAGTCTTTGACCAAAGAAGACACCCTGGATTTCTTAAAGCAAGCCAAGATTACGTTTGTAGCCATTGACGAGGCGCACTGTATTTCTGAGTGGGGTCATGACTTCAGGCCAGAGTATCGCAAAATCAGAGGCATTATTGACAGCATAGGCAACCTGCCTATTATTGCCCTTACCGCCACGGCCACACCAAAGGTGCAACTGGACATACAGCGCAACCTGCAGATGGACGACGCATCTGTGTTCAAATCCTCTTTCAATAGAACCAACCTGTATTATGAGGTGCGCCCTAAGCACCAAACCAAAAAACAGGTCATCAAATACATCAAGAAGAACAAAGGCAAAAGCGGCATCATTTACTGCTTGAGCCGCAAGAAGGTAGAAGAGATAGCCGAGCTCTTGCGCGTGAACGATGTGAAAGCCTTGCCGTACCACGCCGGTTTGGACGCACCCATCAGGATGGCCAATCAAGATGCTTTCTTGAATGAAGACGCCGACGTGATTGTGGCCACCATTGCCTTCGGCATGGGCATTGACAAGCCAGACGTGCGCTTTGTGATTCATTATGATACGCCTAAGTCCATTGAGGGCTATTACCAGGAGACAGGCCGTGCAGGACGGGACGGACTGGAGGGCAACTGCCTCATGTTCTACAGCTACGATGACATTGTCAAGTTGGAGAAGTTCAGCAAGGACAAACCGGTCACCGAGCGCGACAACTCCAAACTACTGTTGCAGGAGATGGCCTCTTACGCAGACTCAGCGGTGTGTAGAAGAAGACAGCTATTGCATTACTTTGGGGAGATGTACAACAAGGACTGTGGCTTCTGCGACAACTGCGTGCACCCCAAAGAGAAGTTTGAGGCTGAGAAGGAATTGATTCTGGCCATTAAAACGGTGCAGCAGACCAATGAGCGCTTCCCGATGGATCACCTGGTGAACGTGCTCACGGGCATGAAAGACCAGTACGTGGAAAGCTACAGCCATGACCAGCTAGAAGTCTATGGCGCTGGCAAGGAGCACGACGCCGCTTACTGGAGCTCGGTGTTGCGCCAGGCTTTGCTGTTTGACTACCTGGAGAAGGACATTGAGAACTTCGGGACGGTGAAGATTTCTGACAAGGGAAGAGAGTACCTGCAGAAGCCACACCCTATCAAGTTTGCTAAGGACCATAACTTTGAAGAAGAGGTACAGCAGGAAGAAGAGAAGGTAGAGACGCAGGCCGCGGCCGGGCATGACACCGTTCTGTTTGACATGCTGAAGTCTTTGCGGAAGAAGCTGGCCAAGGAGATGAACTTGCCACCATACGTGCTCTTCCAGGACCCGTCCATCAAGGAGATGGCTACCACGTACCCTACCAACAAAGAGGACCTGTCACATATTGCAGGCGTGGGGATGGGCAAGGCCCAGAAGTTCGGGAAGCCGTTCCTGGAGCTCATCACCAAATACGTAGAGGAGAACGAGATTGAAACCGCCGCCGATGTGGTGGTGAAAACCACGGTAAACAAGTCTAAGCTCAAAATCTACGTGATTCAGCAGATAGACAAAAAAATGGACCTGGAGGAGATTGCCTCTTCTAAGTCCATTACCATGGCTGAGTTGATTGAAGAGATTGAGCATATCTGCTACTCGGGCACCAAACTCAACCTGGATTACTACATCAATGGGGTATTGGACCATGAGCGCCAGCAGGAAGTGATGGATTACTTTATGAACGCCACCACTGACAACATGGCCGAGGCGATGAAAGAACTAGGCACTGATGATTACACCGAGGATGACTTGCGTTTGATGCGCATCAAGTTCTTGTCTAAATACGCCAACTAAAATTGGCAGAGCGTTAGAAAAAAGAAAAAGCAGGTGGCAACACCTGCTTTTTTTGTTTCCTTTGTAGAGCACTTCGTTTTTGGGCTGTTTTCCAAGAAGTAGGCCAAAAACGGACAAGGCTTCATTTTGAATCATACCTGCGCGGCCACGCCCGGGTGCAAACCAAAAGAATATGAATGTCCTCATCATCGGCTCTGGCGGCCGCGAGCACGCCCTCGCCTGGAAATTGCAGCAAAGCCCTTACTGTGACAAAATCTACGTAGCGCCCGGGAACGCCGGCACGGCTCAGATTGCCACCAACGTAGACATCTCCACCATGGATTTTGAGGAACTGGCCAAATTCGCTACGGACTTTAACATCATGATGGTAGTAGTGGGCCCCGAGGATCCTTTAGTGGCGGGCATCTCTGACTATTTCGCGGAGCGGGAATACCTCCAGAACATTCTGGTAGTAGGCCCTTGCAAGGCGGGTGCGCAGCTAGAGGGCAGCAAGGACTTCTCCAAGCAGTTCCTTCTCAAATACAATATCCCCACAGCGCAATACCAGACCTTCACGGCTGACACTCTTGACCAAGGCTTAATGTACCTGCAACAGCAGTCATTTCCTATTGTCTTAAAAGCAGATGGATTGGCTGCCGGAAAAGGAGTGGTCATTGCCAAGGATTTTGAGGAAGCCAGTTTCACGCTCAAAGGCATGCTTTTGCACAGCAAATTTGGCAGCGCGGGCAACAAGGTGGTGATTGAGGAGTTCCTGCAGGGCATTGAAATGTCGGCGTTCATACTAACGGATGGCAAAGAATATGTCATGCTGCCAGAGGCCAAGGATTACAAACGCATTGGCGAGGAAGACACTGGCCTGAACACCGGCGGCATGGGCGCTGTCTCCCCGGTACCGTTTGCCAACGAGGCCTTTATGGCCAAGGTGCGCGAACGCGTCATTGAGCCTACGTTAAGGGGCTTACAAGAAGAGAACATCCCATACTCAGGGTTCTTGTTCATTGGGTTGATGAGCGTGAATGGAGAGCCTTACGTGATTGAATACAATGTGCGTCTGGGGGACCCCGAGACCGAAGCCATTTTGCCCCGCATCCAGTCAGATTTGTTTGAGCTGTTCAAAGCCCTGCATGACCATGAGTTGGGACAGTTCAACCTGCAGATAGACCCGCGGTCGGCCACTACCATCTTCCTGGTTTCAGGCGGTTATCCTGAGGACTACGAGAAGGGTAAAGAAATCCATGGTCTGGAGAAAGAGGTGCCACAGGACGTGTATTGCTTTCATGGCGGCACCAAGAAGAACGGACAAGGTCAGGTAGTGACGGACGGCGGACGCGTCATGGCCATCACCGCCTTGGGCAACAACATGGAAGAAGCGCTCAAAAAAGCCAACCTGACAGCCACGCACATCAAATGGCCGGGCCGCTATTTCAGGCAAGACATAGGTTTTGACCTGCGCAAATATGTAGCCGAGCGATTATAGCCTGTTTTCTGGGAATTGAAGCAAAATGACGAGGGTCAGCCAAACGGTTGGCCCTCGTCATTTATACAAGGGGCAACGTGGCGGTAATTTTGTCGTTGGGTAAGAGAGTTCTTTTACCGTCAATACCGCACCTGCCATGATCATTTCCACAGAATATACCTCCGCTGAAGAAGCCGTCAAACTCATAAAATCTGGGGACCGCGTGTTTGTGCATGGGGCCGCCATGACGCCGCTTAGGCTGGTGAACGCAGTGTCTGCCCGTTCTTCAGAGCTGCGGGAGGTAGAGTTCATCCACATTCATACCGAAGGCCCAGCGCCCTATACAAATCCAGAAAACGCCGGCAGTTTCAAGACCAACGCGTGCTTTGTGGGCGGTAATATTCGGCAGGCCATCAATGAAGGCCACGCAGATTACATTCCCATCTTCCTGAGTGAGATTTCCTTTTTATTTAGGAGAAAGATTCTGCCTTTGGATGTGGCCTTGGTGCAGGTGTCGCCGCCAGATGCGCACGGCTATTGCAGTTTGGGAGCGTCTGTAGACATAGCCTTGTCAGCGGTAGAGACGGCCAAGATCATCATTGCTGAGGTGAATCCACGGGTGCCTAGGTCCCACGGCGATGGCGTGGTACACATGAAGCAGTTCCATGCCAAGGTGTGGGTAGACGAGCCCTTGCCTGAGCATTTGGGCAAGCACACGGGCAGTGTAGAGCTGCAGATAGGTAGAATGGTAGCCGAGCTGGTAGAAGACGGTGCCACGTTGCAAATGGGCATAGGCGGCATTCCGGACGCAGTGCTTGCGCAGCTGATGAACCACAAGAACTTGGGCATCCACACGGAGATGTTCTCTGACGGCATCATTCCCTTGGTGGAGAAAGGCATCATCACCGGGTCCAAAAAACGCATTCTTCCCCACAAGATCGTCTCCTGTTTTGTGAACGGTTCTCAGAAGGTCTTCGATTTTCTGGATGACAACCCGGGCGTGGTCTTGAAGGAGGCCGTCTATACCAACGACACTTCCATTATTCGGCAGAACCCCAAGGTGACGGCCATCAACAGCGCCATTGAGGTGGATTTGACCGGCCAGGTCTGCGCTGATACCATTGGCACCTATCAGTTCTCAGGAGTAGGCGGCCAGATGGATTTTATGCGCGGCGCGGCCCTCTCTGATGCCGGAAAGCCCATCATTGCCTTGCCCTCCATTACCA contains the following coding sequences:
- the rlmB gene encoding 23S rRNA (guanosine(2251)-2'-O)-methyltransferase RlmB, which encodes MENRNYRDKDGGGRPNYHRQPKVDKMEMVFGLRPILEALNAGKTLEKIYLQKGVNHSISQEISELARAAGVPISIVPIEKLDQLTRKNHQGAVAFLSSVTYLPLDEIVASIFEKGKDPLLLVLDRITDVRNFGAIARNAECMGVDAIVIPSRGAAQINADALKTSAGALNLIAVCRENNLKDTLHFLKESGIRVVACTEKAEEELTDASVDLTGPLAIMMGSEEDGISPEYLKRADVRVKIPMTGQIQSLNVSVASGIVLYETLRQRSKA
- a CDS encoding mannose-1-phosphate guanylyltransferase; the protein is MNANTYVVIMAGGIGSRFWPFSRINHPKQFHDVLGIGESLLQSTVKRFEGICPPEHIYVVTNREYEALVKEHLPNLGEDQLLLEPIGRNTAPCIAFASYKILAKNPNANIVVSPADHVILREEPFKKCINQALEATASQEILVTLGIKPTRPDTGYGYIQFLGSQKDDLKKVKTFTEKPSLEIAQMFLDSGEFVWNSGIFIWSVKAIVHAFELHLSELADTFEEGKAVLNTDREEAFIERAYSHSRNISIDYGIMEKADNVFVIEGDFGWSDLGTWNSLYSVTEKTSEGNVVDGNILLYDVNNCIIKTPKDQLVVVQGLTDYIIAEHDNVLMICRREDEQKVKDFVSDAKSQKGNQYI
- a CDS encoding SIS domain-containing protein, with the protein product MNITKNIKNIAKNVLQEEAAAVLKLADYINDEFEACVQAILAIKGRVVVTGIGKSANIATKIVATFNSTGTPALFMHAADAIHGDLGMIQSEDFVICLSKSGNTPEIKVLVPLLKRKGAQLAALVSNTDSYLAQQADFVLNATIEKEACPNNLAPTTSTTAHLALADALAVCLLEARNFTSEDFGALHPGGSLGKRLYLKVEDLYLLNAAPKVSADAALKEIIIEISSKRLGATAVVDSQEALVGIITDGDLRRMLSNHDDLKGIHATDIMTPSPLTIDVDAYAAEALVIMQQKNITQLIVTKSGTFVGFVHLHDLLKEGLI
- the recQ gene encoding DNA helicase RecQ; amino-acid sequence: MLVKQDNFLKNKLKEVFGYSQFRGNQEAIIQNIMEGKNTFVIMPTGAGKSLCYQLPALAMEGTAIVISPLIALMKNQVDQLNAFGVNAQFLNSTLSKAEINRVKRETISGEVKLLYVAPESLTKEDTLDFLKQAKITFVAIDEAHCISEWGHDFRPEYRKIRGIIDSIGNLPIIALTATATPKVQLDIQRNLQMDDASVFKSSFNRTNLYYEVRPKHQTKKQVIKYIKKNKGKSGIIYCLSRKKVEEIAELLRVNDVKALPYHAGLDAPIRMANQDAFLNEDADVIVATIAFGMGIDKPDVRFVIHYDTPKSIEGYYQETGRAGRDGLEGNCLMFYSYDDIVKLEKFSKDKPVTERDNSKLLLQEMASYADSAVCRRRQLLHYFGEMYNKDCGFCDNCVHPKEKFEAEKELILAIKTVQQTNERFPMDHLVNVLTGMKDQYVESYSHDQLEVYGAGKEHDAAYWSSVLRQALLFDYLEKDIENFGTVKISDKGREYLQKPHPIKFAKDHNFEEEVQQEEEKVETQAAAGHDTVLFDMLKSLRKKLAKEMNLPPYVLFQDPSIKEMATTYPTNKEDLSHIAGVGMGKAQKFGKPFLELITKYVEENEIETAADVVVKTTVNKSKLKIYVIQQIDKKMDLEEIASSKSITMAELIEEIEHICYSGTKLNLDYYINGVLDHERQQEVMDYFMNATTDNMAEAMKELGTDDYTEDDLRLMRIKFLSKYAN
- the purD gene encoding phosphoribosylamine--glycine ligase, whose product is MNVLIIGSGGREHALAWKLQQSPYCDKIYVAPGNAGTAQIATNVDISTMDFEELAKFATDFNIMMVVVGPEDPLVAGISDYFAEREYLQNILVVGPCKAGAQLEGSKDFSKQFLLKYNIPTAQYQTFTADTLDQGLMYLQQQSFPIVLKADGLAAGKGVVIAKDFEEASFTLKGMLLHSKFGSAGNKVVIEEFLQGIEMSAFILTDGKEYVMLPEAKDYKRIGEEDTGLNTGGMGAVSPVPFANEAFMAKVRERVIEPTLRGLQEENIPYSGFLFIGLMSVNGEPYVIEYNVRLGDPETEAILPRIQSDLFELFKALHDHELGQFNLQIDPRSATTIFLVSGGYPEDYEKGKEIHGLEKEVPQDVYCFHGGTKKNGQGQVVTDGGRVMAITALGNNMEEALKKANLTATHIKWPGRYFRQDIGFDLRKYVAERL
- a CDS encoding acetyl-CoA hydrolase/transferase family protein, which translates into the protein MIISTEYTSAEEAVKLIKSGDRVFVHGAAMTPLRLVNAVSARSSELREVEFIHIHTEGPAPYTNPENAGSFKTNACFVGGNIRQAINEGHADYIPIFLSEISFLFRRKILPLDVALVQVSPPDAHGYCSLGASVDIALSAVETAKIIIAEVNPRVPRSHGDGVVHMKQFHAKVWVDEPLPEHLGKHTGSVELQIGRMVAELVEDGATLQMGIGGIPDAVLAQLMNHKNLGIHTEMFSDGIIPLVEKGIITGSKKRILPHKIVSCFVNGSQKVFDFLDDNPGVVLKEAVYTNDTSIIRQNPKVTAINSAIEVDLTGQVCADTIGTYQFSGVGGQMDFMRGAALSDAGKPIIALPSITNKGESKIVNMLKPGASVTTTRAHVRYIVTEYGIADLYGKNLRQRAKALIQIAHPNHREELERLAFDRFKTL